The Klebsiella sp. RIT-PI-d genomic sequence GAGAAGCGAATGGTTTCATAATGCGCTGTAGCGTCCTCTTACAGGAGCGTTTCCATCTCAAACCGGGTAGATAAAAGACGCAGGATTATACCCTGATTATTTGTTTATTAAACCCCAATCACACCACAAGCTGTCTGCAGGATCGAGAACATTTCGTGCCACATGTTATGCAAGTGTAGATTGTAATTGCTTAACTTACAGAAAATAAAGGGTTTTTATGTTGTTTTTTGGCTGCCGCTGGATATGCTTTGCAAAAAATGCCCACACTTTTTTGTTTAGTATAGCGAACCCTCTGCCGACTAAAACACGCGTTGCTATCTTGTGTCTGCGCTTCTTATCACCTGCCCCGAAACGGAGATTTACATATGGAGCCTGAGACTGAGAATTGTAAGCTGTTACAATAACAATAATGGTACAAACTATTAACCTTTGAACGGCAGCGGCATAGACATTTACGCTTTCTGCTGTGGAAAAGTTACGTATTCCGCATAGCGTGATGCTGGCAACAGGAATAAACTGGATCCTCTATATAACTGAAGATGCTAAAGGTTTTTTATGACACAACAGCCACAAGCCAAATACCGCCACGACTACCGTGCACCAGATTATCTGATTAGTGATATAGACCTGACATTTGATCTGGATGCCGCCAAAACCGTGGTGACGGCCGTAAGCCAGGTGACACGCCAGGGAGCATCTGACGTTCCACTGAAACTGGACGGCGAAGAGTTAACCCTCGTCTCCGTGCATATTAATGACCAGCCGTGGACTGACTATCAGCAAGAAGAACGTCATCTGGTCATTTCCGGCCTGCCGGAACATTTTACTCTGCGTATTGTGAATGAAATTAGCCCTTCTGCGAATACGGCCCTTGAAGGGCTCTATCAGTCGGGCGATGCTCTATGTACCCAGTGCGAAGCCGAGGGTTTCCGCCACATTACCTGGTATCTTGACCGTCCGGACGTGCTGGCGCGCTTTACCACCACGCTTATTGCGGATAAAACCCTCTATCCGTATCTGCTTTCCAACGGGAATCGTATTGACCAGGGCGAGCTGGAGAATGGGCGACATTGGGTACAGTGGCAGGACCCGTTCCCGAAACCGTGCTACCTGTTTGCGCTGGTAGCCGGTGATTTCGACGTTCTGCGCGATACCTATACCACGCGCTCTGGCCGTGAAGTTGCGCTGGAGCTTTTTGTCGATCGCGGCAACCTTGACCGCGCGCCGTGGGCGATGACGTCGCTGAAGAACTCAATGAAGTGGGATGAAGATCGTTTCTCACTGGAATACGATCTGGATATTTATATGATCGTCGCCGTCGATTTCTTCAATATGGGCGCGATGGAAAACAAAGGACTGAACGTTTTTAACTCCAAATATGTGCTGGCGCGTACTGATACCGCGACGGACAAAGACTATCTGGATATTGAGCGCGTCATCGGTCATGAATATTTTCATAACTGGACCGGTAACCGCGTTACCTGCCGCGACTGGTTCCAGCTCAGCCTGAAAGAAGGGTTGACGGTATTCCGCGATCAGGAATTCAGTTCTGATCTTGGCTCACGGGCGGTAAATCGTATCAATAACGTACGCACTATGCGCGGTTTACAATTTGCCGAAGATGCCAGCCCGATGGCGCACCCGATCCGTCCGGATCAGGTGATTGAAATGAATAACTTTTATACCCTGACCGTATACGAGAAAGGGGCGGAAGTGATTCGTATGCTGCATACGCTGCTCGGGGAGGAAAACTTCCAGAAAGGTATGCAGCTGTATTTCGAGCGTCACGATGGCAGCGCAGCCACCTGCGACGACTTCGTGCAGGCGATGGAAGATGCCTCCAACGTTGATTTATCTCATTTCCGCCGCTGGTATAGCCAGTCAGGTACGCCGATTGTCACCGTTCGTGATGACTATGATGCTGAAAACAGCCGATACACGTTGACCATCAGCCAGCGTACACCGCCAACCGCTGAGCAGCCAGAGAAAGCGCCGCTGCACATTCCGTTTGATATTGAACTGTATGACAGCGAAGGGAAGGTGATTGCGCTGCAAAAAGACGGGCATCCGGTCCATCACGTACTGAATGTAACTGA encodes the following:
- the pepN gene encoding aminopeptidase N, with product MTQQPQAKYRHDYRAPDYLISDIDLTFDLDAAKTVVTAVSQVTRQGASDVPLKLDGEELTLVSVHINDQPWTDYQQEERHLVISGLPEHFTLRIVNEISPSANTALEGLYQSGDALCTQCEAEGFRHITWYLDRPDVLARFTTTLIADKTLYPYLLSNGNRIDQGELENGRHWVQWQDPFPKPCYLFALVAGDFDVLRDTYTTRSGREVALELFVDRGNLDRAPWAMTSLKNSMKWDEDRFSLEYDLDIYMIVAVDFFNMGAMENKGLNVFNSKYVLARTDTATDKDYLDIERVIGHEYFHNWTGNRVTCRDWFQLSLKEGLTVFRDQEFSSDLGSRAVNRINNVRTMRGLQFAEDASPMAHPIRPDQVIEMNNFYTLTVYEKGAEVIRMLHTLLGEENFQKGMQLYFERHDGSAATCDDFVQAMEDASNVDLSHFRRWYSQSGTPIVTVRDDYDAENSRYTLTISQRTPPTAEQPEKAPLHIPFDIELYDSEGKVIALQKDGHPVHHVLNVTEAEQSFIFDNIDTPPMPSLLREFSAPVKLEYKWSDQQLTFLMRHARNDFSRWDAAQSLLAIWIKLNVARYQQGQPLSVSVHVVDAFRGILLDEHIDPALAAEILTLPSTTEIAELFDIIDPVAIVAVREALTRTLATELADEFLAVYYAHKLETYRVEHADIGHRALRNICLRYLAFGDQTLAVKLVSQQYHHADNMTDALAALSAAVAAQLPCRDALMQEYDDKWHQDGLVMDKWFVLQSTSPADNVLETVRGLLNHRSFTLSNPNRIRSLIGAFASSNPGAFHAEDGSGYAFMVEMLTELNSRNPQVASRLIEPLIRLKRYDEKRQALMRSALEQLKNLPNLSGDLYEKIAKALA